The genome window CACTGGGGCTGCGGCCGGGCGGGCAGCGCTTGGTGCGCTACCCGTACCAGCGGCCACAATCACGGTTTCTCCCACGCGCACGTTGTAGTTGGCCGGAAAGCCATTCAGCCGAGACAGCTCGGCGGGGGTAGTCTGGAAGCGGCGGGCAATGGCAAACAGCGTGACGCCCGGCTCAACTCGGTAAATGCGGTTGCCACGGCTGTCGGTAGGCAGCGTGCGGGCCGGGGCCGAGGTGGTAGCGGCCGTAGCGCGGGGTGTAGCGGGCTGGTTCAACACTACCCGGTTGCGGGGCACCAGCACAATTTGCCCGGTTACCAGGGCACCTTTCTGACCCGAGTTGGCCTCCACAATCTGCTCCACGGGTACTTTATAGCGCCGAGCCAGCCCGTAAAGGGTTTCGCCGGGTCCTACCCGGTGCTTAATTAGCATCATGTTGTTGCGGTACTCAACCCCAATGGAATCGGGCGGCGCTACCGGCCGGGGGGCGGCCGCAGCCGTAAAACCAGTCAGGGCAAGCGCAGTGGTCAGCAACGAAAATCGGAACATACAACGGGGTGGCAAAAAGCAAGTAGCAGGCCCCTCAAGGCGAAGAATGACCCTCTTGCATAAAGTTTGCCGAAAGTTACGGATTCAAGCCGAAGCATCCGCTACAATATGACAGCAGGGGTTTTTTGTTGGTTGATTTCGGGACGCCAACATCCCGAGCCCCGCGTCTTCTCGGCACCAGAAGTTGCCCCCTATTTCCGGGTCAGTTCGATAAAAAGTGTACGCTGATGTTCTTGCTTTAAGGCGGGGTAGGAAACCGTGGCGGTTTTTGCCGTTTTTTGTGGCTCGCTCATCATCCTGCTCCTATATGCACGCCATTGGTATTATTCCCGCCCGCTACGCCTCCACCCGCCTACCCGGCAAGCCTCTTGTAGACCTGGGCGGCCAATCCATGATTCAGCGGGTGGTGGCGCAGGCCCGGCAGGCTGGCC of Hymenobacter sublimis contains these proteins:
- a CDS encoding LysM peptidoglycan-binding domain-containing protein, which codes for MFRFSLLTTALALTGFTAAAAPRPVAPPDSIGVEYRNNMMLIKHRVGPGETLYGLARRYKVPVEQIVEANSGQKGALVTGQIVLVPRNRVVLNQPATPRATAATTSAPARTLPTDSRGNRIYRVEPGVTLFAIARRFQTTPAELSRLNGFPANYNVRVGETVIVAAGTGSAPSAARPAAAPVAAAPTRPAPTARPERDDTAEREARETREREARERAARERARDSATAPAVTPASPATEAPDTDRGPSRASEIVRRVSESGLATAIQTDASDKYLALHKTAPVGTIMQVRNIMNGQSVYVRVIGPLPDTGENTNILVRLSKKAVQRLATPDQRFRVETSYVP